TTTCCATCACCAATATTATAATAGCATATTAGTAATACAGATATACTTTAATTGGATTTATACAAGCACAAGGATATCTACAAACTTTCATTGAACAGCTTTCGTGAATTCATTTGATTTCAATATATACATGATTACTATTTAATTGAAGACCATATTTGCGGAAAATATGCTTTGCTCTGTCCAActgtatttatatatatttcttCAGTCTTATGGAAGAAAAATCACAGTCTCCAAGTTGCTGATATAAAATGGTACCAGTTTAAACGTTTTATTGGATTACTAATGCACCTTAGTCAGGTTAGATTAAGCTAATCCAATTATTTAATCGCATAACATAATTTATCAATCAAGATCCTTCTTTTTCATACGGGGCAAGGGAAACAATTGCTCCGTGTTCATACAGGAAACAATACCAAACCCTACTACATGTCGGAGAGAAGGCAACATTTAGCTCAGCTTCTAGTCTACAATATCTTCATGTATTAACTACAAAAAATATATAAGCTGACCCTTGACGGATTGCCAAGGGTTTAAATTTCAAGAGAAAACTTAATTGCAAGGTGATTAGATATAGAGCATTTTAGGTTTAACTATTTTGCTCATGTGCTCATTTCACTGTTTCCGTAATTTGGAGTGTTTTGACAAATGTACGATTTAAAACTACatacatgtattatatacatgttTACAGAAAAATGGTGAACTTGGTAATAGTGTGCTTGAAAGTTGAAAACTTATATTTATCCTTCTATTACACAAAGCATTAGTCAATGGCAACTGAAGACAGATGTGTGGAGAAAAGACAGAAGGGAAAACTCACACGTCTGTCCCAGCTCACGATGATGTTTAAGTCCTAGGTCACATTGACCTCATCTTTCAAGTTTGCTCAGCAATGCATCCATTGGCGGCAATTCCTCAACAATTTGTTGCCAGTCAGGCATACCCTGCAAAAACGGAGAACAAATGAACAAGAATTAGGCCGCATAGACGGAGAGAACCAGGGAACATGGAGATGAGTGATGTTTTCTCTCAAGGATTCGTCTATGCTACATCATCTCCTTTATGTCTTGGTTATGATGTAAACTTACACATTAAAGATGCAAAGAGAAAAACTATGGAAACTGTTTGCTTAATAATCAAGCGATGCCCATTCCTCAAACGAGTTTAACTGTGAGGTTACAGTTCAAATCACAGATTATGCCTATTTAAACTTGTTCAATCCCATAATTATATGTTTACACACATAAATATGCAAAACATGTAGCTGACTTGAGGTCTCGTGTTTGTATTATCTGTACCAAGACAAGTTTCCAGAATGCCATATTCCGCCAAATTAAATACTAATTGATTTCAAGCTGAACTAGTAAATCACTAACAGCTACGAAAGGCAGACTAAAAAGGAGAAACATGTCGCGAAAACGTTCCTATATGAAGCACTTACCCTTCCAGATCTTCGAACACGGCCATCTAAGCGCAGTAAAATGTACACATCCTCGCCAGGAGTAACTCCCTCAGACATTTGTTGCTCTCTTATCCACCTGATTATATCTGGACAATTTTACTTATACATACTAAAATAAACTTGAAAGTTGAAACAATATTATACAAAAGCTAGTTGACTTCAAGCTTCAAAAGAGTGCTGCTGATGAGACGGACTAAGACTGACCTTTCCCACTCGAAGGGTGATACCACCTCAGCCTTAAAACGAATTTCAGCTTTCAATTTTGATTTTGTAGTAATAGACTGAGCTCGCTTTTCAAAATCTTCCTACCATAATGTCAATAAACGAGTAAAGTATCAGAGAGGTCTAATATGTGAACAAATTTAGAAAATAAGTGTCACTTTATACATGTGATCCTCCATGTAAGAATTTTTACTGCTGGCAGCATGCACTTACGAAAGCATGTGTCCTTTTGTATCAATGAAACTCTTGCTTAACCTTACAATGGTTCAAGTCAAACCCAGCTGACACACATAGAAAATGTTACTACTACAATGGGAGTTCTGTAGTCTTACCCCTATAGAAGGAAGAGAGGCAGGTGCTTTCTTGATAccaaaacctttcttttccaataTCGGTGCACTACTTTCACCCCAAATCACAGGAACCAGAAGAACACCTCGTCTAAGGAGCTCAGTTCGGTACCTTTCAGCCTTCCGGATTGCAGTAGACACAACTTCTTTCTTTCCAGCCAATATAACCTATATGTATACCACTTAGACCATTACAACTTGATAAAACGAGTTTAAGCAAAATCATATAATGTAGCTTCAAGATTAAAAACATGTATCACAGAAAAGTAGGCTGCGTCTAGTAAATTAGTTGCTCTAATCAGAGATTCAAACGTCAACTTCCGCAAAAAAATAGGGCATGTCTTTGCACGACAGCTACATAAGTAAAACAAGATTCGAATTGCAATGAAATTTCAAAATGATTTTGTTTTGGGTAAAAGTCATTTACAGAAATTTAAAAAACATGCAAACATACgctataaacacacacacacatgccCTCACTGGGGTTCAAACTCTTAACCTTTCATTATCAGCAAGGGTAGAAGTATCTGCTAGGTTAAGCCTTGCAGACAAAAGTCTGCAAACTTACAAAACTCTATTGAACCTAATAGAATTGTGGCTTGTAGGTATAACCAATCCCACTGTCCCACTACCAAATTGGACCGATCGATAATAAACAAGACAAGGAGTCACACAGAAAGCAGATTGTAGGAATGAATTCAGAGAAATCTTCTATTGAgcaaaatctactaaacctaTGGAGTTGTAGACCTTACACTGTAGGCTGTGTTGGAACTTGAAAGGGAACAGAGTTTGAAGTCAAATTTGCTAAAGAATAATGATTGTACGACTATGCATATAATTAGTCCCAGTACCGCACTAAAATGATCTACAGTAGGTTGTGACTGGTGAAGAGAACAAGACAGGGAGAGATATCAAGAGGAGAAGGGTGGTTTAAGTGAGTAATTTTGGTGCTATAAGTAGTAAACTAATATAAGGCCTGTATGAAAAATGAGGAAAGAAAGCATAGACATGAGCATAACTAGGGCACATGAAGATGCAGCATTATATAATAGCACCCCTACCTGAGCTTTAACCTATCATCATCTCTTAAAAGTTCCTAAGAACAGAAAATATGCAGAGATTAGGACTTTTGTGGCTTTGTGGTTCAGAAGAGAATTCTTAAGAATATTAGAGTTAAAGACAAATATGTGGTTCAACTTCTTCTATTTTTTTGCTTTAAATTATAGCTGATTCTATAAAACAATCGTGTCAATAGACAATGTTAGCATTAAATAGCGGCTAAAATTATGGGTTGCTGATGAATGGGGGATGtataaatttccaaaaaaaaaaaGAGTAAGCAATTTCAGTGTCTAAGATCACAAGAACTAAAAAGCCCAAATAAGTAATGGAAGAGTGTTGGTACTAACAGGCCTGGTAGTGTCTCGTAATTGAACGAGTTCGACAACTCGACTAGTAGAAAGGCGCAAAGGCAACCTTGACAAAGTTTCATTTCTTGATATTTGTGTAAGCTGTTCCTCCTCTTTTTTGTTTTCCCACAAAATCAATGCTACAAAGACCACAATACCTGCAATTTGGCTGGTTTAAGATATTAGTCATTCTGAAAAACAAATCGTCGTGTAATGTTTGGGTAAGATTACAGGTAAATTGCAAAAAAGTGGAACAGTCTACCTCCAACATTAATTGCAGCATTTCCAGCAGTTGGCAAGATATCAGGAGCTCCATCGCCACCTTTAAATGCAAGAACAAGCCTGGGTATAGTCAAGAAGAGAGAGATTCCTGCAGCTGCAGTGAATGCCACAtagaagaatcttctaacaccccGGAATGGAGCTTGGACTTCACTTATGAGTTTCAGATCTCTTCGAAAACTGTTACCTATATCTTCCCCACCCAGCATAGCCTGCACATAAACATTTAGTATTAGGATATATATACTACCTCCGGTCCCTCTAGGTTCTTCATATTGGGGGACGGGGGCTCGACACGGATTTTAAGGCTCCGTTTAAGTATAGTTCCCTAactttttttaaatatttttttcatctaaataaaaatatgattttaaaatttttatataaaaaagaAAATTTCAAAGATAAATTATGTAACTATATTTTATAGTAGCCTTAAAATGCGTACCAAACATGAGAAAAAAACTGTAAAGAAATgagtgggacggagggagtactttTTAGTAAGGCCCAAAATTGACAAACTTTCTAAACTTTCAGTATCCTTTATTAATACTCTGTTTAGTGGGATTGGAAAATACCTGATAACCCACTTAATAATTAGTTCATAGTTTTGCACAATCTTCAGCCTAAAAAAGAATAATGGAATGTATTTAGGGATTCTACAAACCTCTTCTTGCAATTCTTTGAATTCAGGTAAAGCTCTGAAGGAGGCTAAATCTGGATCATTGAGAATAGTTCCAAACTTGAGGTCAAAATCTTTTAAAGCAGTTCGGAGACACTCAGCTGCTTTCTTCCCTTCCCCTCTTCATCAGAATTATTGTAACAATAACGATTGTGTAAATTTATATGCATATTGTCCAAAAGAACACTTTATGGTAATTTCAGACAGAAAACTACACAAATGAAAGATGCGGAAACTGTAAATAGCTCCGAATTTTACGAGGACAAAATTATACAGGAAACAAACATTTGTACATAAATGTTATAATATGATATTGTATATTTTGAAGGCCAGAAATTCCCTCTCTTGTATGATTCTTACAACGTCATATATAGTCTCATAGGGATACGGTGGAGTACTGGATTAATTTTTGTCTTAGTGAAGGATTTAATATTCACAAGTACGAAATATAAAGCTGCAACATAAAAGAATCTACCTGTAGGCATGACAACAGGCTTTGTTATAAAGTGCAGCTTGAGCCTCCACAGAATTTGGATTTAAAGTGAGTGCTGTTTCAAACTGACTGAGGGCATCATTAACCTGGAAAATACAAAAATTTGACATGAAAACAGCTCTCTGTTCTGATAACACATATCAAATCTGCAACACTTGTCAGTTCGGCTTATCCAAATTTATTAATAAGCTATGTTCACCAAACTGATTTTTCTTAACAATATTTGCCTATTCAAGTTTTATACCAAAGTTGGGTACTATAACCTCAGTCAATTATAATTACTTTTACACTATCAGGTAGCCTACCTCATATCCCTGACTAAATTTACACTCTTGCACCTtgtttatcattctcaaattatagTTTCATTACCAACTCATTCAATTCTTTTACAGCCTAGGCGCTATTTCTAGCTAAGTATTTGAGGGGGGGGGGGAGATAGTGTCAACTGTCAAGGCAATTTATAAGAAATTTTAGGATTTTAAATCACTGAAGAATAATAGAGTAATATTAGAACTTTTCTAGTGAGGAACATACTTAGAACATGTTCATAATAAATATCAATGTCCACAATTTCAATTATACTAAATACATTTTGCATAATTACGAATATGGTCCAGAACTCAAAATATCTAAATTTGTACACATAATCAGAACCAGAAAATTCCCTGGCAGTAGTGTggatttttattatttaattatcgTAAAATCCGAAGAAAATAACTTATACATATTAGTTTACATGACTAATTTGTAATTCTAATATTTGATTACGACTAGGAATTTCAAAGGTCAGAGGACTAGGAAGACAGTGCAAGTCAAAGTCGAAGAACAACGAGATACGAAAACAGTGGAAGAAAGATGGAATACACCTAAAATAAGTTGATTTCCAACTCTCTCCATTCCACAAACCCCTCTAAATTCCCTCCTCAAACCTAAAAACCTAACTGTCAGATTTACTTTCTCTCATTTAAATATCAAACagtatttagcaaaaaaaaaatatcaaacaGTTTCGCCTATTTCAGTCTTACCCGCCAAAAATTGAAGCTTTGGCTTCATGtgttaatttaaataaaaaagtATCACTTCACTTAAGAACCTACTTAAGATGACCCAAAATCAAACGCATTCACGTTCAGACCAACTTATTTCCATTCAGTCTCCTAGCGATTCCCGTCCTTTGATGTTTACCCACCACAATTTTGAAGCTTGTGATTCACGTTCTAAACTAATTAAAGACGGTTTCTCGCCTCAAAAACCCATTCCCATTGTGCGCGAACAAaccaaaaattcaaaaattagTTCCGGGACTTTTTGAAAATGAACCAGTGCTATTCTTATCTCTTGATTGCTACTCTTATGAACAACGTTGTACACCAAAACTTTGAACATATAATGCCCGAAAGTTATTATCTGGTCGGAAGTTCACTGGAGTTTATCCATGACATGTGATAGTAATGTTCAAAGCTTCACAAATTCTGCTGCTGTGTATCTATCTCAGCGCTGCAGAATATGGGTTGCTGGCTATTAGATAATTTTTGCCTCTTCCATGAATATCGATGGCATTTCTTTACCGCCAAGTGTTAATGCAAATGTTTCTAAATTCTAACTATAAATCTGCTCCTTATCATGCTTTAAAA
The sequence above is drawn from the Apium graveolens cultivar Ventura chromosome 2, ASM990537v1, whole genome shotgun sequence genome and encodes:
- the LOC141708618 gene encoding protein LOW PSII ACCUMULATION 1, chloroplastic gives rise to the protein MALTVSPSPLHNHYSFITCPFNSSLITASTVGVSCKNPICNLSLKRSLFTCSSSSSPSSSPEVSSDTAESCVNLGLSLFSSGRVNDALSQFETALTLNPNSVEAQAALYNKACCHAYRGEGKKAAECLRTALKDFDLKFGTILNDPDLASFRALPEFKELQEEAMLGGEDIGNSFRRDLKLISEVQAPFRGVRRFFYVAFTAAAGISLFLTIPRLVLAFKGGDGAPDILPTAGNAAINVGGIVVFVALILWENKKEEEQLTQISRNETLSRLPLRLSTSRVVELVQLRDTTRPVILAGKKEVVSTAIRKAERYRTELLRRGVLLVPVIWGESSAPILEKKGFGIKKAPASLPSIGEDFEKRAQSITTKSKLKAEIRFKAEVVSPFEWERWIREQQMSEGVTPGEDVYILLRLDGRVRRSGRGMPDWQQIVEELPPMDALLSKLER